AGTTCTGCTTAGTTAATCTCTTGATCTCATCATTCAATAGGttatttttgttgtttAAATCCTGGAAAAAAGCTGGCAACGTATCCACTGCGTCGTCAATATTAGATATGGGTGTATTTTCCGCTaaaatcttttcaacaGCCTCTAACTTCTCTgactttaatttttcatttttgtatGCGGAGAGTAGCAAAGGGTATTTTTGTTCATATTTCtcaaattttcttaatttagcttgtatttcttttggcAAGCCACTCTTATCATCTTCGATTTGTTGTTCTGACGGGGTAGGGCTCATATCATCGGCTAAGCCCTTCGCTAATTCATCGGTAAGATTCTTACCAATTTGTGACAGCTGTTTGAACATTGAATCAGCAAATGTTTCCCTAAGTTAAAATCACCTCAAATGTAACTCCTGTTGCTTACTATTTGACGTTTCTGCTACATTTGGTTCTCTTATATTGCTGGATCTGAAAATCCGAACTATGAGAATGCGGGTAATAGCTTTTCATAGAATCACtaattgatattttttcaggTAATAAGTTTCCTCTAATCGGGCATTTAAAATCTTGGATCGATAACTTAACTGGGTgtaataaaatatataaagatataaaatagatatatatatataaaacgaACTTTATCAAGAAGAACTGCAAATGAAGCGTACTCTCAAATCCTCGAAAACGAAAAACACTCCACCAGTACAGTATTATCACGAAGAATATTAAGTAAAAGCAGCCATCTTAAATAATAGAGTGTAGCAATCAAACATAAAGCTAAGGTTCTTCTTGATTAGCAAATTGTATAAACTTTTATCGAAATAACCTAGAAGGAGGTTTTTTCTTACCTagcttcaaaaaattgccATTTTTATCATCTGTAAATTCACTTAGGAATTTTGCAGTTTTTGTACCGCTAGCAGAAGAAGCATGCGTACTGCCTTTGGTGTTTCCTGATCTCGGTTCCACTTGCAGTGATAATTGATACTGCTTTTCAATGTGGGGGACATTTTCCAAAGACGCTTCTATAACGGTCTGAATATCATCCAATCGTTTCAGCTTGTAATGGAATCTTTTAAAGCTTATAATTTCCTCCACTATATTTGCGATTTTAGTCCTCTTGCTGAAGTTTATTATGTTGGTTGAATTGTGAAGAAAATCTGGGTTTCCGACAAACGTAAATGTTAAATCAGATAGGTATACACCAAAAAAGGGAACACATGCAACGTCCGTCACGGATCGCAACAGCTCTCTATACTTCACAAAATTTCTCTTGGAATCCATAAGGTTGTTTAGGTTCTTCAGAAGGTCCTTCGACTCAGTGGAAACTAAATCCCATGTCTTTTTCAGTCGGTAGATTGGGGAGGAATACAAAGCGGACACTATGGCAgtcattgaagaaaaattattcaactCTTTACAATGCTGGGCAACGGTAACAAAATATTGCGTTAATTTTGAACGTGTCTTGACATCTGCCTGTTTTACAATGGTATGAGAAACAAAATTAGTTAGCGTATTAGCATTAGCTATAAATTTCGTAATGTTCGGAGAACCACCCATATTACAATACTTGGTACCCCATGCCCTATCCAAGCATTCAAACATAGTGATCCTGAGGTATAAGTCATGTTCAAGTACAGTCAATTGTGTGGCATATGTGTATGGGTCAATATCCAAGagcttcaatttcttcaatctAAAAAACGCtgaagaagcagaagaTGGtaaagaagacgaagacaTGTGTATCGGTGATTTATTGTCACGTTTAGTTGTCTGTACGACTGCCGATACCGAATCTTGTTGCTTAGGATCCACTGGTTCTTTCTCATTCTCATTTATcagtttttcatttatcTTTTGCAAAAGATCCTCTGCCCCCGGTATTTTCTCCGATACAACCATCTTGGCAAAATTTAGAATCAGTGGTATGCCAGGTTCATAATAATTTCTTGTCCAATACTGCGTCAAAAATGTTCTCATAATGTTGACCACACGGCATTTAATCGGGtttgactttttttctatCCAAATATTGTAATCATCGTAACTCAGCCCTTCAGGAGGATACAAGTTGTACCTGTAAATCAGGGCATAAAAAAACTCTCTTGTGGTTAATATACTTCTGAAAGTTATTAACATTGTAACATTGAAAGCCGCATCAACAAGTTCATGACTGGTTAAATGTTCAATCAGTGCCTCTTTTGTCCCGCCACGAATTTTTCCTCTTGAGTCATAGACAAGACTAGTTTCATAATCTGAAGTTAAAAACCATGGAAGGTTTTTCTCTATGTTCGCAGCTTTGCGTTCAATATAGTCCTCAGATCCTAATTCGTCATCGATGATAgcttcatcattttctgAATCGTCATCACTATAGTCCTCGGAATAAATATCaaaccatttttcttgctcACCTTTCAATAGTTCTGCAGTCAAAttattcttcatcattcTTGCTGCGTAGTTCAGcaaattttctctttcttcaatcAATTGATCAACAATAATACACGCAAGATTAGAAATCTCGACATACTTTTCACAAGCATCTTTAAAATCGTCGGAGTTGTTTAAAAATTCAAGGTTATTGAACTCCACATCTTGACTCACCAATACGTGAAATAAGGAGAGTGCCAattgttcattttttttatggaAGGGGCCCTTGACCAAAGGTGTATTAGAGATATTCTTGAAAGGTTCATGATGTCCGACAGGGAAATTGGACCTCATTGAGGAAAACAAATACGGGTCGTCTAAGGTCGTTTGTTGCGTTGTCATTATTAATCTGATGACGATGTCATGAAAAGCCTGCTTTATATCAAAAAACTCTGTTAGTACTGAGGAGACCGAAGACATGGCGTGAACTAAAAATTCCTCGCTTTCCAAATCCAACAAAATACTGGGTGTCTTAATcaggtttttcaaattgatgaaaattgaCAGATCTAAATTCTCCAGTATCTCCAATAGTAAAACATTCTGATTTATTTGTTCGTATGTGCTTGAATTTATTTCCAAATTCCTAATTCTGCTTTTGGGTTTACTTATAATTTTTAAGTGTTCACCTGTAGcattatttaatttttcaaaaatttgcgaggatttcttcttcattgtATTCAAAGTGTCTACAGTTAAtggatattttttcttcctttttgaaactCTTGCTCTTGAAAAGGTTCTGTTATGAGAAGGACGGTTGAAAGGTGTAAAAACTGAACCAGACGCGGCACTGCTTGCTTTTAAATCAATTTGGGAATTTGTTTCTGAATTAGCGCTATATCCTGACGCAGAGGCAATAGCATCTGCCATCTTTGGTGGAATCCTTGATATTGAGGAATTTTTGGACGACGAAGCGGTCACTTCATTAGATGTGACAGCTTTGTTCTTTGTCGCATTACCAAATTCATCCGTAATAAAAGTCGAAAATGGATTTGTCCAAGAACCACCGCTAAATGAAcctttaaaaaatcttgGGAGCAACTGTGGTAAAGTATTATCATCTGAGAAGACTGAGCTCTGTAACACAAAATAAAGTAACTGAACATGCCTTAAAAATTTCGAGAATTCCACATCAACCATTTCGTAAATCGATTTAGCTGacttaaaatttttgttggACGGTGAAAAATCTTCCAAAGTAGAATTTTGTATTGAAGTCCTTGGTGTTACGACAGAATTAACACTATTTCTTGGACCTAAGACTGAGAAATTTTCCATATCGTTCTCATTGACTGTACTGAATGATGATCTCATTGGAGTCAATGTATCCGTTGTACTGGTACTTACATTACGTTTACCGGACAATGGAACTGAAACTAGATCATGTACACTATCTACTTCAATTTTACCATCATCCCCTTCCGTCCTAGAACAATTATTTTCCTGATTATCGTTATCCTTGTCATTCATAgtatccattttttttctgtgaAAAGCTGAATCGAAATATAAATGAGAATTGATACTTATCCTTGACAATGAAGAGATTAGACCTTTGAAAATCTTCTTAATCTCCTTGCTGCAACTTTTGGCTTTAATTTCATGTTGCATTAGCCTGCAGCCTAACTGTGTGAAGACTATTGAATCTGATATCAAATCAAAGTATTTCGTGAAATTGAGACGATTCTCTTTAAGGAACATCTTGTGAGCCGTTTTAGTATAATAAACTGTTAGGTCTTGTAATTCTGTCCACAATTTTATATCTCTTGAATAGTGATAAAAGATGTCACTCTTGGCCAGTATAGAAGAGCGACTTGGGGCAACTACCCTTGATTGAATATTCTGCGTTAAATCTGGAGCAGATAAAGAATTTAATGATGAAGGACCAGCCTCATTGAAttcgtttttgttattttcgttattattatcatcatcattaatactgttattatttccatcagtttcttttgaatCCTGTTTTTCCATTAGAAGGCTTGATCTATTTTGTTCACTTTCCGATTGCTTCGATCTCGTAGAACTGTCCTCAATATTCGCATTTTTCCTCAGATCTCTAGTATATAGGTTAACAAGATGATCATTGGGCGGGAATTTTGGTTCGCTGTCACAAATGTCATCGGATTCCATAATTGAGTTAGAAATCAAGGGTAATTCTGAACAGTATATATCAAGGTCTTTGTTATAGTATACCAACTTGTAATCGGATGTTTTCGTTATCAGTGGTATGGGGGACCAAGTCGAAGCAATGTTCGAACGTATACCATTAATAATCATTTCTATCTCTTCCAACGGTAATATCTTAATTGTTTCTTCTGCTACTAGTGGGGGACCTGCTTTCTCACCAGAAGTTTGTAAATTTGTTTCATTGTTATTCATAATTGCGTTTGTATTCATCTCAGATGAGCCATCTGCACTCTTTGTCATATCCTGGGATAGACTAGCATTGGAATTAAAGTTCGAAGATTGAGGGGTTATGTGGGAAGCATCGTTTGGCGCTGAAAAGGGAGAATTATTCATCGATACGGTGTTATTGTGGCCGGAACTTGTTTCTGCATTGTGGGCATTTGATAAAGACGCTGATAAAGTAGAACTCCCCCTCCTGCTCTTGCTCGGATTTCTAGGCACATGTAAATATGCACTATTGCCCAAGCTATTTAAGCTGCTGCGCCTTGAGCTCTTACTGGAactatattttttcatcggATGACTGTGCTTTCTGAGATGACTGTCTCTTAAAGGTCTACCGAAGTTTTGAGGAAACCAGCCTCTGTTAACTTTCCCATTACTGTCGTCAATAACTAATCCATCCCACCACCCAGATGAGTTTTTGTTAAGTATATAAATGGTTTCCCCTTGTTGTACAGACAAAAGTTGCGAAGAactgtcttttttaatggGATAATTAAAGTCATAAGCAGCGACTACTATTCCAATTGGACGAATGCTGGTCAACTCACTTGTCGAGggggaagaagaaagagaagctGAGGATGATTCTGTGTTAGTGGTAGTGGAAGTGTTAGATGAAGAGCTGATCGATGGAGTTTGTGAAGCATTGCCTGCCTCCCTTGCAGAACTTGTATTGGGAATAGACGTGTTAGTATCGGACATGATACAACTATCCAATATCCACCTTGCTTTTtcgttttattttttagtatttattcgaagaaaaatgtggctctttttattcaatttctttccgaaaaagaaacagtCTATCTAACTAAAGGAATTGCTTCACGGTGATCAAGTCACTATAACTGTCTCCGCCGTGTTGGTGATGCAGTTTTCTCTGTAACTTTTGAgcttatttttctattttattttttcctccAGGTCTCTGTCAAAGATCCGTCTCCCGCGATGTTTAAAAGTCGTTTTAGCGAATTACATAATAACCTGGAGGTGACTGACGTCGACTATTTTCTGCCCCATAAAGCAACAAAATATTTAACTCATAAAAGCTTCGAAGAATATGTAAATATAGTAGTATGAATCTAACTGAGTAAAAAAAGGGAataacaaaacaaaaaaaaaggaaaagagaTGGATAGCATACGTTATGAAAGTAATAAAACCTTAGAGATAGAGAtagagagagagagagagagagatGCACCTTTTCTATtctcaataaaaaaaggaaagtaagtgtaaaaaaatttaaaggaGGGATATATGACACTCCTACTAAGCAgtcgttttttttttcttttgttaattTCATTCTTCATGCTGGGTTTTGGATGATCTAGTGTTTGCACttaaaataattttttttcctgcaTTCTGACATCGCTTTATACATCCTCGAATGCTGTAATTTCAATCCGAACCGTTTCAGCTGCTTTACAAACCAGTTGGTATCTTTGCGAACCTTAAACTGAAAAACTCGGAATGGTTTCATTGACTTGAAACGAAGCTTGCGCAACTGCAATCTGGATCCCGACCAACATTGTTTTGCTTTTTGGCAAGAATGATCGAAATACCTTTTAATATGTGGAGAAAATTGCCTGTATTTATTATGAAGTAGCACAAAGAGCCTTTTCCAGCGGCGTTTCTGTTCTTTATGCAATACCCTTAAACTTTCTTGAGCGGATTTAAAAGAATTCTTGAGAAATAGGTGTAACTTTATTCTTCCTCCGtttattttgttaattCTCTTGTGCCAACCGTCTTTCATTCGAGCTTTTGTTGTATACCATAAAATAACTAAGTCTGTTTTGTATCGTCTCCAGCCCATTAGGTCATCATCCTTTAATGGGTATGCAATATGATTGTCGAAGTCGACGTAGTATTTTCCTGAAGGAGCCCACTGACTTAAAGAGTCACTTGATGAATCGTaagattttttatcaacaaAATCGATATTGCCGTACAACAGCTTCCTTTCATTATTACGTAATGACTGTTGTGATTTAAAACCTGCCAACACATCACCAGTCAGGGAATATTCGAGGGCGAGGTATGAAAAGGTCATGGAAAGCAATGAAGATAGCATGATAACATGCCACATCTTCAATTTAGCAGATTTACCCTCACTTTTATCTATGATATGATCCGATAGTGTGCTAGAATTCCTTATCGTACTATCCTTCAGTTTCGACCCCTCCATACTTGGCAATACCGTTCCGCCAACATTTGAGCCGGACAAAGTATCAAATGACTCTGAAATAGTGGGAACTCCAGTTTGATCAATATTAACTCCAGCATTACTAAATTCATTAGATGTTCTAAAATCGTAAATACGATTCATCTGTGCAGACTCTTCACTGCTAGTGTTCGATAGGACATCTGCATCGAAGTCCTCGTCGTCCTCTCCTGCAAAGGAGCTTTCATGCAAACTATCCAAAGATATTTCTGACTTCGATGACTGTTCTTCCCCTTCTCTCCCTTTACGTAATCTACGTAATCTAACTAAATTCCAATGATCGTCTTCTTCTGACATTTTAGGTCCGACAACTCGACTGTTTTACTAGTCTCTATTATCGTCACTGCGTATTACTCTGCTACTGTGCTTGTTACTTTATACCGGAACAGTAGCTCCTAAACGATTATtccaaatgaagaaaaacgTTTGGCCAGTAACCTGCATAAAACTGAATAACTATAATGATACTCCGACTAATAATATATCCCAATGCCCCATCTCATCTGTGTAGATCAATTTTTATGGCTCGATCCAGGTACCTTGATAAGCAGCTGTCGCGCAAAGGGGTTACCGCAAAATGGATAGATGGACCGGGGGCACACCGGGGTAGGGGGTCCGGAGGGTTAACTGTCAACTCCACCCATACAAGACCGCGCAGAAATCGTCGCAGGACCCCGCCGAACGGCGAAAGCAAATATGCAGCCGTAAAGACCTAACAATAAACCTAATGTAGTCATAGGGCTAATTGATTTTAAATATATGACCTAGCTGACTATTCAAGTTTGCCCTAATTGAtgagtttttgaaaaaaaaaacaacttAGGTTTCGCTATCCAAGCTTATGCTATGGGAAGCGTTGGAAAACTTGCATATAGTATGAACAAGAGCGAGATATAAAACTATAACGGTAGATGGAAAGTAAAGAGTAGACAAGCTCGGAAACATGGAAAATAGCATGATGTTTATATCGCGTTCCTTGCGGAGACCCGTTACTGCTTTGAACTGCAATTTACAAAGCGTTAGAACAGTCATATACCTTCATAAGGGTCCGAGAATTAATGGTTTGAGACGAGATCCAGAGTCGTACTTGAGAAATCCTAGCGGGGTACTCTTTACTGAAGTTAACGCAAAAGAGTGTCAAGACAAAGTTAGATCCATACTACAATTGCCCAAGTACGGAATAAATTTATCAAACGAACTGATTTTGCAGTGTTTAACACATAAGTCGTTCGCACACGGGTCAAAGCCATACAACGAAAAACTGAATCTGCTAGGAGCAcagtttttgaaactaCAGACGTGCATTCATTCGTTAAAGAATGGTTCGCCGGCCGAGAGTTGCGAGAACGGGCAACTTTCTTTGCAGTTCAGCAATCTGGGAACAAAATTCGCTAAGGAATTAACGTCCAAAAACACAGCATGCACATTCGTTAAATTACATAATCTAGACCCTTTCATATTTTGGAAGATGAGAGACCCAATAAAAGATGGCCACATAAATGGTGAAACCACGATTTTTGCTAGTGTCTTGAACGCATTTATTGGTGCAATTCTGTCAACGAATGGATCTGAAAAAGCAGCTAAATTTATCCAAGGAAGTTTGCTGGATAAAGAAGATCTTCATTCCTTGGTTAACATTGCTAATGAAAATGTAGCATCTGCAAAGGCAAAAATATCCGACaaggaaaataaagcaTTTCTGTGAagatacaaaaaatatagtTGATGGTTCACTGGCCAAAAAtgtataaaagaaaaatttatctGTAAATAGTGATCGAAATAAAATAAGATAATAActaaagaatatatatgaCTTTACTGTACAGATCtataattgaaaaatgacgAGAGGTCCTGTGAAAGAGTCTGCCTGTTCGCCATCTTCACACATTCAACCAATTCCCTGGTGCGCTTGGTTACTTCCATCAGGATATCTGCTAATTTTTGATAGAATCGTTTCTTCCCAAGCTTTGTGGAATCGCATCCATAAGTACACAATTCCGATAACTTTTGCGAGCAATCTGTGAGCctttcaataatttctttacaGTGCTCGCCTAAATCCAGtttaaaacttttttgGACCATTGCTTTGGTAGTCATATCAATCACCGATTCCAAAATAGGAATAATCTCGATGGAATTTTGACATAATCTCGAAACTGATCTTGCGGACTTGAACAATTTTGATTTAGAGGCTTGAACATCATTCAAAATGCCCTGCCTGCCATAGGAAGAACAACCATTGATTTACTCTCAACAAATTCGACGAGGTTATTTATGTTAGCGTTGTGCGTGGTTGAGTTGACATCAGAATTATTcaagttttcttctgaagTAGATATTCTTAATCCAAGACCAGAGTTGGGAGCAAATTTCTGCACTTTCTCTCTGAATTTCCTCATTTTGGTCACGGTTGGCGAGTAAAGTACGTCTGCAGCTGGCGGAATATTTGCATACGGCTTCGCCGTTTCTGCCACTGGTTTAGTGATAACTTTCTTCGGAGGTGATGCCTGATAATCCTGCCGAAATTTACCAATTAGCGGCAATGTGTTACCTTGAGGACTTGGACTTCTCGAGTTCGAGACAACTTTCAGAGGCAAACCTTCTCGCGGAGATGGCTCACTCGTAATTCTTGAAGAATTCTTAGTGTTTTTTAACGGCGACACAGACGCTAAGTTTGTTTCTCCAGATGTATTATTTCGTACCTTCCCACTCTCTCGAATAGAAGATTCAGATTTTTCTATGATGGAAATTGATGGCGATGCTACAACCACTGGCATGTccgatttttttgtaatgGGCTTACCAGAGGATGGAAAACTAACAGCAGTACTACCGCTATCACCCAGAGATGATATATCCTTACCgtttttctcatttttcactttttcaataatctTCAACGGTTTCATACCTGCCTCGATATCACTGAGTTCTCCTTCATTGCGTGATATATCATCACGTGAGGTGGATTTGATCTTCACAATCTGAGCAATATTGCAGAACGCAAAAATCACTTCCGAAATAGATGATTGAGCTACAATTCGTGGTATTAGGTCCCCATATGTGAGAAAATATCTTGTTGAAGTGATAGCATGAGATAAAGCACTCTTTAAGTATACTATTTCGTTTTCTAAAGAACTTTGCAGTGAAACTGATGATAGGACAGGTAAGAGATCGCCTATCAACTTTGCTATCTTAATTATAGTCTCAAGCAGAATCGGCAGGCGTGTGGTGGTGGTATCCACAGGATCAATTCGATGGAGCgtgttttgaaaataaagtgTAAATTGAGTTTTTAATTCTCGGAAGACTTCAATGGATATAATACCATTCACGCTCATAAAATCATCGTTTATTTTGAAGGATTCAAATAATGTGTCATTTAAATAGAAATTTAGATCACCCTCGTCTAACCCATTGTTATGCGTCCCCATATCCAAATGATGTAAGTTTCTCCTTTCAATTTCCgtgaaaatatcaagaatCAATTTATGGAACTTCGCGTCCTTCAATCGAGACAGTTTAGATTGTGCTTTACCTCTTTTCAGATCAAGATCATTTAGTGATGCATCCGCACCCGAATCTGTCAatcttttcatcaattcATCGTTGACATCAGTCGTCAGTTGCCAAAATTGTACATTCGACAATTTTGTCAGGTCTTTATTTCTATTTTGGCGGTTTTGGTTCCTTCTTCTATCATCTTCTGGTACAGAGGCCTCtataattcttttgaaattcttaTAATCCGATATAAGGTCTATGATTTGATCATTCGTTAATTCTGAGCTAatcattctttttatttcgtTATGGCCACATTATGATATTCTTTTACTTTACTgttttaattttatattctgCGATTCAAATCATAACAGATATTTAGTTGAATAACtctgtttttcttcatttccatttttttctatttacccttcttctttttattttacgCGTCTCGCgttttatatattaatagtaataatatttaataGTGTatgtttgaaatttttatatgtCTTTATTTCGCTAACGTAAAAAtcccttcttctttgtaGGGACGGGGGAGTGGTTAACATTGGGAGAAGCACTATTTATTGAAAGTTCTAgctgttttttcttgtccTCCAAAGCTTTTAATTGTTTAGTtaatttttccttcattTCTTTATGTCTAGCAAACAATTCAGTTTCTGatttttgtagttttttctccttttcgGAAACTTTTTGTTGGAAAACTGTTTTCATTTCAATTTCTAGTTTGGCTAGTTTTGCCTCATgtaaagttttttcttcttgttgtttAGATATTGGATCGAACTCTTTGAAAACTGAATTATCTTGCTTAATACCAAGTTTTGCCAATTTAGAAGACCTGTAGTTTTCGTATAGTATCTTGCTTGTCCTTTCCTTTAATTCCTCCATGAATTGCTTGatcaataaatttttcaaaaggttGAAATCAGAGTGGTTGTCATTGTCCACTTCGATCACCCCCCATGGATAGGAACGGCCTCTCACTTGATTACCACTGTAGTTCTCTACAATATCGTTGGAACCAATAACAGCATAAGGTAAACTACTAAATAGTCTTTCGGATAAATGGCTATTTTCTGCATCATCGTTGGAATAAATTGGAGGCTTGAACAGCTCGATATTAGATTGGATTAACTGGTTCATAATGGTCTTCTTGAAACTTAAGATCTCTTCATCAGTTAAGATGTCAGATTTAGCAATGACAGGAATCAAGTTACATTTTTCATATACAGATTGCATAAACTTCAGGTCCAGGGGCTTTAAGTAATGTCCTGTAGGTTCAATGAAATAAAGACATGCATGGATTCTTTTATCGTTTATTGAATGTCTGTTGATTTTGTTCTCCGCATCCAAGTATTGATCAAAACGAGAGTCAATCTCCTTAATGATCGGGTCCCATGATTTTTGAtcattatttaaaaaatcacCAAATCCTTCAGTATCGATCACGTTCAAATTCAGTTTAAcacc
Above is a genomic segment from Saccharomyces cerevisiae S288C chromosome XII, complete sequence containing:
- the SPH1 gene encoding Sph1p (Protein involved in shmoo formation and bipolar bud site selection; localizes to sites of polarized growth in a cell cycle dependent- and Spa2p-dependent manner, interacts with MAPKKs Mkk1p, Mkk2p, and Ste7p; SPH1 has a paralog, SPA2, that arose from the whole genome duplication) produces the protein MISSELTNDQIIDLISDYKNFKRIIEASVPEDDRRRNQNRQNRNKDLTKLSNVQFWQLTTDVNDELMKRLTDSGADASLNDLDLKRGKAQSKLSRLKDAKFHKLILDIFTEIERRNLHHLDMGTHNNGLDEGDLNFYLNDTLFESFKINDDFMSVNGIISIEVFRELKTQFTLYFQNTLHRIDPVDTTTTRLPILLETIIKIAKLIGDLLPVLSSVSLQSSLENEIVYLKSALSHAITSTRYFLTYGDLIPRIVAQSSISEVIFAFCNIAQIVKIKSTSRDDISRNEGELSDIEAGMKPLKIIEKVKNEKNGKDISSLGDSGSTAVSFPSSGKPITKKSDMPVVVASPSISIIEKSESSIRESGKVRNNTSGETNLASVSPLKNTKNSSRITSEPSPREGLPLKVVSNSRSPSPQGNTLPLIGKFRQDYQASPPKKVITKPVAETAKPYANIPPAADVLYSPTVTKMRKFREKVQKFAPNSGLGLRISTSEENLNNSDVNSTTHNANINNLVEFVESKSMVVLPMAGRAF
- the CDC3 gene encoding septin CDC3 (Component of the septin ring that is required for cytokinesis; septins are GTP-binding proteins that assemble with other septins into rod-like complexes that can associate with other rods to form filament polymers; septin rings at the mother-bud neck act as scaffolds for recruiting factors needed for cell division and as barriers to prevent diffusion of specific proteins between mother and daughter cells) — encoded protein: MSLKEEQVSIKQDPEQEERQHDQFNDVQIKQESQDHDGVDSQYTNGTQNDDSERFEAAESDVKVEPGLGMGITSSQSEKGQVLPDQPEIKFIRRQINGYVGFANLPKQWHRRSIKNGFSFNLLCVGPDGIGKTTLMKTLFNNDDIEANLVKDYEEELANDQEEEEGQGEGHENQSQEQRHKVKIKSYESVIEENGVKLNLNVIDTEGFGDFLNNDQKSWDPIIKEIDSRFDQYLDAENKINRHSINDKRIHACLYFIEPTGHYLKPLDLKFMQSVYEKCNLIPVIAKSDILTDEEILSFKKTIMNQLIQSNIELFKPPIYSNDDAENSHLSERLFSSLPYAVIGSNDIVENYSGNQVRGRSYPWGVIEVDNDNHSDFNLLKNLLIKQFMEELKERTSKILYENYRSSKLAKLGIKQDNSVFKEFDPISKQQEEKTLHEAKLAKLEIEMKTVFQQKVSEKEKKLQKSETELFARHKEMKEKLTKQLKALEDKKKQLELSINSASPNVNHSPVPTKKKGFLR